The proteins below come from a single Ptychodera flava strain L36383 chromosome 6, AS_Pfla_20210202, whole genome shotgun sequence genomic window:
- the LOC139134912 gene encoding carnitine O-palmitoyltransferase 2, mitochondrial-like: MACLQRFLSGKPILCTAPNLKTLGACQSYLRGSNQHGKQYSSSAPSDDFLPASVVPTMHFQPSLPRLPIPKLEDTCDRYLKSQRPVLDDENFSKTSKLVSDFLEGEGKELNEALIAKDKKNKHTSYITGPWFDMYLEARVPVVLNHNPFITFNMDPRPEYNDQVIRSTNFIVSAMRFMKTIRAGILEPEVFHLNPSKSDTQSFRNVVRWVPSSLSWYAAYLYKAFPLDMSQYKNLFNSTRIPKQHKDELFSDTSARHIVVMRNGHFYVFDVIASDGSIIPATEIQAHLEHIISDKTPAPEHGVGILTTENRDTWASLRSQLEEAGNADTLRLVDSAVFCLCLEDAAPGIDPESLTRLKLYGDGVNRWYDKSFQLIVCKDGTSSINMEHAWGDGVAVVRFMDDAFKDNIDRPALAPGTPPAKVDSAQSVRKLEWNLTPAIKEGIDNATKSFHQCTSSLGMHTLENKKLTKSVFKECKVSPDSMMQLSFQMAYYRLTGRTTATYESCSTAAFKHGRTETLRSATIETKQCSEAFSQSGISNDEKRQLLMACSDKHNQLTKEAAMGQGWDRHMFALRHLAQDSGRSLTIFEDPAYKAINHIILSTSTLARPSILFGGFAPVVPNGLGIGYQIGDERCGCNVTSYPTSPDAAGFVECVGTSLNDIYHVLSNTK, translated from the exons AGTTATTTGAGAGGAAGCAACCAGCATGGCAAACAGTACAG TTCATCGGCGCCATCAGATGACTTCTTACCAGCCAGTGTAGTACCCACAATGCACTTTCAACCAAGTCTTCCGAGACTACCAATCCCTAAACTTGAAGACACGTGTGACAGGTATCTCAAGTCCCAAAGACCAGTActagatgatgaaaatttctcaaaaacaagCAAGTTGGTGTCGGATTTTCTTGAAGGTGAAGGGAAAG AACTGAATGAAGCATTGATAGCCAAGGATAAGAAGAACAAACACACAAGCTACATTACAG gTCCTTGGTTTGATATGTACCTAGAAGCGAGAGTGCCTGTAGTTTTAAATCATAATCCATTTATAACATTTAACATGGATCCAAGACCAGAATATAATGATCAG GTAATACGCTCCACAAATTTCATAGTGTCTGCAATGAGGTTTATGAAGACTATAAGGGCAGGAATTTTGGAACCTGAAGTTTTTCATCTGAATCCATCCAAAAGTGACACGCAATCATTCCGCAATGTTGTCAG ATGGGTACCAAGCTCCTTATCCTGGTATGCAGCATATCTCTACAAGGCTTTCCCTCTTGATATGAGTCAGTACAAGAATCTCTTCAACTCTACCAGGATACCAAAACAACACAAGGATGAACTTTTCAGTGATACCAGTGCGAGACATATCGTCGTCATGAGAAATGGACACTTCTATGTCTTTGATGTAATTGCCTCAGATG GTTCTATCATACCAGCAACTGAAATCCAAGCCCACCTGGAACACATTATATCAGACAAGACACCTGCACCAGAGCACGGGGTTGGAATATTGACCACAGAAAACCGTGATACCTGGGCATCTCTCAGAAGTCAGCTAGAAGAAGCCGGCAATGCAGACACATTGAGATTAGTAGATTCTGCTGTCTTCTGTCTCTGCTTGGAGGATGCAGCACCTGGTATTGACCCAGAATCTCTCACAAGACTCAAGTTATATGGAGATGGAGTAAATAG GTGGTATGACAAATCTTTCCAGTTGATTGTGTGTAAAGATGGTACATCATCAATCAACATGGAACATGCATGGGGAGATGGAGTAGCCGTGGTCAGGTTCATGGACGATGCCTTCAAAGACAACATTGACAGACCAGCCTTGGCACCTGGTACTCCACCAGCTAAGGTGGACTCCGCCCAATCTGTTAGAAAG TTGGAGTGGAACTTGACACCAGCCATCAAGGAGGGCATAGACAATGCAACAAAGTCATTTCACCAGTGTACAAGCAGCTTGGGTATGCACACACTTGAGAACAAAAAACTGACCAAAAGTGTCTTCAAAGAATGTAAAGTCAGTCCAGATTCCATGATGCAGTTGTCATTTCAG ATGGCATACTATCGGCTAACAGGAAGAACTACAGCTACTTATGAATCCTGCAGTACGGCTGCATTCAAACATGGCCGCACAGAGACACTGAGATCTGCCACCATTGAGACAAAGCAGTGCAGTGAAGCATTCAGCCAATCAGGGATCAGTAATGATGAAAAGAGACAGCTACTCATGGCTTGCTCTGATAAACATAATCAATTGACTAAAGAAGCAGCAATGG GGCAAGGATGGGATCGTCACATGTTTGCTCTGCGCCATCTTGCCCAGGACAGCGGACGCAGTCTGACAATCTTCGAAGACCCAGCATACAAAGCTATCAACCATAtcattctgtccaccagcactCTGGCCAGGCCATCCATTCTCTTTGGAGGATTTGCACCCGTAGTCCCCAATGGGCTTGGAATTGGCTACCAGATAGGGGATGAAAGATGTGGATGTAACGTAACAAGTTATCCAACTTCTCCTGATGCTGCAGGTTTTGTGGAGTGTGTCGGCACAAGTCTCAATGATATTTACCATGTCCTGTCAAACACCAAATAA